GCGCGCGTTGCAGATATGCGTCGGGCTGAAGGACTGGTCCACGCCCGAGATGGCCTTTGTCCGTGGTCGTCTGGACCTTGAAGCTGCCTATGCTACCGCAGGTGCCGCCGAGCGCTTGCATTTCCACGTTGAACCCGAGGCCGGACATGAGGAAAGCGCGGCAATGCGGCAGGCCGTGCTTGCTTTCCTTGATCAAGAGCTATGCGCCTAACACCGCGACGCGGGTGGTAAGACGACCCAGCGTATCGGGGGTGTCATCCCGGACCCCGACAAGCTGCGCGAGCGCGGCGCAGACGCCGCGAAGGTCTGGCGCATTCTGGACATGTGCCGCGATCTTGTCGGCGTTGGCATCCGCTAGCGGCGTACCCGATCTGTGACAGCGCAGAACGAATGCGATCCAGACCGCGATGACATCGCCCGCCTGCGGCGCATCACGCCCGCCTTGTAGCAAGGGCGTGATACGTTCACGCAGCTTGAGGCTGCCATCAACGGCGATCTGCGCCAGTTCATGGCGCATTTCGGGCACGGCGAAACGGGCCCGCAGGGCGGCGCGGTAGGCGGCTGTGCTGTCCTGCACCACCTTGGGCAAACTGCGCTGCGCCTCGTCCCACAGCCTTTCGACCCCGTTTGCCAACCTTGGGTCGGCCATCGCCTGATGCACATAGGTATGACCCGCCAAAAGCCCAGCATAGGCCAGCCATGAATGTGCCGCGTTCAGCAAGCGCAGCTTGCGCATTTCAAACGGTGCCACATCACGGACCAGTTCCGCACCCGCAGTTTCCCACGCCGGACGCGGCCCCGCGAAATCGTCCTCGATCACCCATTCTGTAAAAGCCTCGGTCATGACCGGCGCCGGTGCGGGGGCGGCAGCCGCAGCGGCGATTTCCGCCGCAAGCCTGGGTGTGGTCGCCGGTGTGATCCGGTCAACCATCGTGTCGGGAAAGCGGGTGTGCGCATCTATCCGCAACCCTGCCGCACGGGCAAAATCAGCCGTTGCCCTTGCCAGCTTGCGCCCGTTCCCCGATAGGTTGTCGCAGCTGAGAACCGTCAGCGGCCCAAGGCCCTTTGCCGCGCGCCGCGCAAGGCCATGCGCAAGAAGGCCGACCGCGCTTTTCGGCTGGCCGGCCAGATCCCCGACAATGTCCGGGTGGGCAAGATCAAGCGCCCCGGTGGCGGCATCAAGGCAATATCCCTTTTCGGTGATCGTCAGGGTCACGATCTGCAGGTCCGGGTCGGCAAAGGCCGCCAGCACCAAAGCCGGATCGCGGCTGGCAAGGATCATCCGGTCGTGCAGGGTAATGTTTTCGGTCTCAAGCCCGTCCGGTCCACGGATACCCAGCCTGTAACCCGCGCCCGCCTGCATCGCCTGAAAAAGCGTGGTGTTGCGCATTACCACGCCCGTGATGTGCCAGTCGTCGCCTGCGTGCGCGGTATACCAGGCCTGATGGGCGCGGTGAAAGTTGCCGACCCCAAGGTGCAGGATGCGCGCCATGTTCAGCCTGCTTCCAGCCGATAGGTGTCAACTGCAAGATCATGCGCCAACAGGCGGGCAATATCTGCCGTTTCGGCTGTGTTCAGCGTCCCCCGATCCGTTTGGTCCGCAAGGTGCAGCGCCACGCCGCGTCGCCAAAGGTCATGGCGCGCGGGGATCGACAGAAACGCACGGGTGTCATCGTTGAACCCGGCCAGGTTGTGGTAGCCTGCGGTCTCGACCACGCTGTCGAAATACCGTCTGATCCCGTTGGGACTGTCGTGAAACCACCACGGTGGCCCGATCCGCAGACTGGGCCAGTGCCCCGCCATCGGGGCCAG
This portion of the Octadecabacter sp. SW4 genome encodes:
- a CDS encoding mannitol dehydrogenase family protein, which produces MARILHLGVGNFHRAHQAWYTAHAGDDWHITGVVMRNTTLFQAMQAGAGYRLGIRGPDGLETENITLHDRMILASRDPALVLAAFADPDLQIVTLTITEKGYCLDAATGALDLAHPDIVGDLAGQPKSAVGLLAHGLARRAAKGLGPLTVLSCDNLSGNGRKLARATADFARAAGLRIDAHTRFPDTMVDRITPATTPRLAAEIAAAAAAPAPAPVMTEAFTEWVIEDDFAGPRPAWETAGAELVRDVAPFEMRKLRLLNAAHSWLAYAGLLAGHTYVHQAMADPRLANGVERLWDEAQRSLPKVVQDSTAAYRAALRARFAVPEMRHELAQIAVDGSLKLRERITPLLQGGRDAPQAGDVIAVWIAFVLRCHRSGTPLADANADKIAAHVQNAPDLRGVCAALAQLVGVRDDTPDTLGRLTTRVAVLGA